A genome region from Nymphalis io chromosome Z, ilAglIoxx1.1, whole genome shotgun sequence includes the following:
- the LOC126780661 gene encoding uncharacterized protein LOC126780661 has product MHCQRCQKSMRSCEGIKCGECESRFHIKCINGNTKSLELECGDKGFHWVCALCQKPSCKINTEQIQPDILLKAINALTEKLELVNKIQLPKLNKDLIQIKSVTDHIIKQNENILIKIDDLKNRKYVEQSKKNSNNKYRSRNLNLSPRSNRCDEKVPILGTDRIRYRTRRRSYPIIKMLLQLNRKLSRGKRSKRKIN; this is encoded by the coding sequence atGCATTGTCAACGATGCCAAAAATCAATGCGTAGTTGTGAAGGTATCAAATGTGGCGAATGTGAGTCGAgatttcatattaaatgtataaatgggAACACAAAGAGCTTAGAGCTAGAATGCGGTGATAAGGGATTTCACTGGGTTTGTGCTTTGTGTCAAAAACCGTCTTGTAAAATCAACACCGAACAAATCCAACCGGATATTTTACTCAAAGCAATAAATGCATTAACGGAGAAACTTGAACTTGTCAACAAAATCCAGCTACCGAAACTAAATAAAGATTTGATACAAATAAAATCCGTAACtgatcatattataaaacaaaatgagaatattctaattaaaatagatGACTTAAAAAACAGAAAGTATGTAGAGCAATCAAAGAAAAATTCGAACAATAAATATCGAAGTAGAAATCTTAATTTGTCGCCAAGATCGAACCGGTGTGACGAAAAAGTTCCGATTTTGGGTACAGATAGGATCAGATACAGAACACGTAGGAGATCATATCCAATTATTAAGATGTTATTACAGTTAAACAGAAAACTGAGTCGAGGAAAGAGatcaaaaaggaaaataaattaa